The segment TCGGGGTGAGCGTGGGGTTGTCGTTGGTGTAGTTGGAAAAGTCGTAGTGCAGCGTGGTCTGGTTGTAGATGTAGTTCAGCAGGTTCTTGTTGAACACCGCCACCGCGACGTAGCTGGACTTGCCGAAGTAGTTCTCCCACGACAGGTCGGTGCCGACCGCGACATAAGGCTTGAGCCTCGGGTTGCCGCCGCTGCCCGACCACAGCACCTGGCCGGCCGCGGGTCCGTTCTGCACCAGCGCCACGCCGGCCGAGGTGGCCACCTTTTCGTCGTCGATGCGGCCGCGGGCCATGGTCTTGGCCAGGCCGAAGCGCAGCACCTGGTGATCGGTGAGCTGGGCGAGAAGGTTCAGGCTGGGTAGCACGTTGGTGTAGGAGGCACCGCCGGAGATGTGGCCGACCAGGGTGTCGCCGTTGGTCTGCAACGCATCCGACGACTGGTTGGTGTGCACCACCTGCACGCCGACGTTGCCGCGCAGCGGGAGGTCGCCCAGATGCGTGTCGATGTCGAACTTCACGTAGCCCAGTGGCACCTTCTCGCGCACGGTGTAGTTGCGGTTGTAGTCGGCCAGGCCGTTGCGGGCGGTCAGATAGAACTGGTTGTCCAGCGCGCCGAGCACGTCGTAGTAGACGATGCCGGGGATGCCGCCGTAGGCCAGCGAGGTGGGGGAGCGGATCAGGCCTGCGCCGATCGGTGCGCCGAAGTTGTTGTCGTAGGTGCCGCTGCTCGAGCCGTTGCCGTTGAGCCAGGCGAAATAGACGTCCGCCTGCTTGACCTTGGTGCGCTCGGACCAGTCCGCGCCGAGCGTGAAGTCGGAGAAGATCCAGCCGGCCGGATGGGTGGCCTCCAGCCGGATCGCCCGGATCGTGTCGCGCTGGCGGTCGAACTCCTGGCGGCCGTTGTAGCCGTAGTTGTCCGGGTCGGTGAACACCACGTTGGCCGGGTTGGACAGATCCACACCGGTGCGGAAGTCCGGGTAGCCATTGCCCACCGGCGTGTTGAACTGCACGCTGGTGGTGCCGCCGTTGGGCAGGCCGGTGAACAGGTAGGCGTCGCGCAGCTTCCGCTTGGCGGTGGAGTAGGACAGGTCGGCCATCGCCTGCCAGCCGTTGCCGAAGTCGTACTGGTTGTTCCAGCCGGCCGAGAACAGCTTGTCGTGCTCGCGGTTGAACTCGTTCTGCATGATCGGCTTGATGCCGTCGATCGTGCCCGAGGTCACCAGCGGGTAGGGCGAGTAGGGCGTCACCCCCACATTGCTGTAGGAGATGCCGTCCCAGGGGCCGCTCGACCACTGCAGGCCGTTGGTGTACTGGCGCTGGTTGAAGGTCGAGTAGTACATGTCCAGGGTCGAGTGGTAGTGCTCGCCCGGTGCCCACTCGATCACCGCCATCAGGCCGTTGCGCTTCTGCCGCTCGGACTTGGCCCGAAGCTGCATGCCCTCCTGCGAGATCACCCCGTCCGGCATCCCCGGCGTATGCGGTGCGCCCCAGTTCTGTTCGGCGCTGCCCGGACCGTTGTCCACGCTCCACCACCAGGCCTGGTACTGCTTCTCCTGGATCGGTGAATCGAGCTGGGCAAAGCCCACCGCCACGCCCAGGGTGTGATCGAAGAACTGGTCGATATAGGAGACGCTGGCGCGATGTCCCATGTCGCCGACGCCCGAGCCAGGATTCAGGTCGCCATTGGTGCTGTGTTCGCCACGCAGGTTGAGCACGATCGCGCGATGGGGCAGGTCGAGCGGTCGGATCGTGTGCAGGTCCACCGTGCCGGACAGGCCCTGGCCGATCACGCTGGCGTCCGGCGTCTTGTAGACCGTGACGCTGTTGATCAGCTCGGATGGGTACTGGTCGTATTCGACACCACGGTTCTCGCCGATGGTGGCCTGCTCGCGACCGTTCAGCGTGGTGCCGGCGAAATCGGGCGCCAGGCCGCGGATCGAGATCAAGTTGGCCCGGCCGTCCAGCCGTTGCGTCGCCAGACCGGGCAGGCGCGCCAGGCTCTCGGCGATGCTGGCGTCCGGCAGCTTGCCGATGTCCTCGGCGGAGATCGCCTCGATGATGTCGTTGGAATTTTCCTTGGCCTTGATCGAACTCTCGATGCTGCCGCGGATGCCGGTGACCACCACGGTCTGCAGCGTCGTGGCGGCAGGCTTGGTGGACTTCTTTGTCGGCGCGTCCTGCCCGGTCTGCGGCGCGGGCGGCGGCGTGTCCTGCGCCTGAACCACACCGGTCGCGAGCAGTCCGAGCAGTGCCACTTGGCAAGCCTGGGCCAGTCGTCGACGACGTGGCTGCGGAGGAGTGTTGCCGGTGGTGCTCGATGGATAGCCGAGGCGCATGCTTTTCTCCCTGAATGACGTGGCATCGATGGTGCCGGCGATCCCCTGCATCGCCGATGGGCGCGGAGCATCCTTGAGCGTGCGCAGCGCTGTCACCATGCGACGCACCAAGTGAAGCCGGAGGCCACTTGCGCGGCCCGCACGAAGTTGCGGTGGGCGCAAAAAAAGCCCGGGGATCGCTCCCCGGGCCTTTGTCTGCCGCCGGCAGTGAAGCCGGCGTCATGAAACGAAGATCTACTTCGCTTCCTTCTCCATCAGCTTGTCGACCAGGTTCGCCGGCACTTCCTCGTAGTGATCGAAGATCATCGTGAAGTTGCCGCGGCCGGAGGTGGCCGAACGCAGGAAGTTGATGTAGCCGAACATCTCCGCCAGCGGCACGAAGCCCTGCACGTAGGCCTGCGGACCCTTCTGGCCCTGCTCGCTCACCGAACCGCGACGACGGTTGATGTCGCCGATGACGTCGCCGAGGTAGTCGGCTTCGGTCACCACTTCCAGGCTCATGATCGGCTCGAGCAGCTTCGGCTTGGACATCCGCTGTGCTTCGCGGAAGCAGGCGCGGGCGGCGATTTCGAAGGCCAGTGCCGACGAGTCGACGTCGTGGTACTTGCCGTCCACCAGGCGCGCCTTGAAGTCGAGCACTTCGTAGCCGGCCACCTGGCCCTGGCGCGACTCCACCTCGATCGCGTGCTGCACGGCCGGGATGTACTCGCGCGGCACGCGGCCGCCGACGATCTCGTCGGAGAACACCACGCCCGAACCCGGCTCGCCCGGCTCGAAGATCATCTTCACTTCGGCGAACTGGCCCGAACCGCCGGACTGCTTCTTGTGGGTGTAGGTGTGCTCGACGGTCTGGCCGAAGGCTTCGCGGAAGCTGACCTTGGGCTTGCCCATGTTCGCGTCCACGCCCAGCTCGGTGCGCATGCGGTCGATGGTGATTTCCAGGTGCAGCTCGCCCATGCCCTTGAGCACGGTCTGCCCGGTTTCCTTGTCCACTTCCAGCTTCAGCGACGGATCGGCCTTGACCATCTTGTAGAGCGCGGTGGACATCTTGTCGACGTCGTTGCGGCTCTTCGGCTCCACCGACACGCTGATCACCGGATCCGGGAAGCGCATGCGCTCCAGCAGCACCGGGTGGGCCGGGTCGGTCAGCGAGTCACCGGTCTCGGTCTCCTTCAGCGAGACGAAGGCGCAGATGTCGCCGGCGCGGACCTCGTCGATTTCCTTGGTGGCGTTCGCCTGCACTTCCACGATGCGGCCGATGCGCTCCTTCTTGCCGCGGGTGACGTTCTGCAGGGTGTCGCCCTTCTTGATCACGCCGGAATAGATGCGGGTGAAGGTCAGGGTGCCGAACTGGTCGTTGATCACCTTGAACGCCAGCGCGCGGGCCGGGGCGTCATCGGTCACTTCCTGCTCGCCGAGGATGTTGCCGTCCTCGTCCACCAGCTGGATGCCGCCGTTCTCGCCCGGATACGGCATGTAGTCGATCACGCCGTCCAGCAGCTGCTGCACGCCCTTGTTGCGGTAGGAAGAGCCGCAGAACACCGGAACCAGCTTGCCGGCCACGCAACCCTTGCGGATGCACTCCTTGAGCTTTTCCAGGGACGGAACTTCGCCGTTGGAGAGGTAGGCGTCCATCGCGTCGTCGTCCATCTCGACGGCGGTCTCGATGCTCTGCTCGCGCAGCGCGGCGAGGTTGGCGACCCACTCCTTGTCGGCGGTGGCGCTGAGCGCCTGCACGCGCGGGTGGTTGGCCACTTCCTCCAGCGGGATCGACTCCCACTTGCTGTCCTTGTCGTCGCCCTGCCAGATGTAGCCCAGGCCGGCGATCAGGTCGACCATGCCCATGAAGTCGTCGTGGCTGCCCAGCGGAACCTGGCACAGCACCACGTTGGCGCCCAGGCGGTTCTTGATGCCGTCGACGCAATGTTTGAAGTTCGCGCCGATGCGATCCATCTTGTTGACGTAGCACATGCGCGGCACGTTGTACTGGTCGGCCAGGCGCCAGTTGGTCTCGGTCTGCGGCTCCACGCCGGCCACGCCGTCGAACACCACCACCGCGCCGTCCAGCACGCGCAGCGAACGGTTCACCTCGATGGTGAAGTCCACGTGCC is part of the Dyella thiooxydans genome and harbors:
- the fusA gene encoding elongation factor G, with amino-acid sequence MARQKPLKLYRNIGIIAHIDAGKTTTTERVLYYTGKKHQIVDVHDTKDGKGSTTTDYLEQERKRGITIQSAAVSTEWKGYQINVIDTPGHVDFTIEVNRSLRVLDGAVVVFDGVAGVEPQTETNWRLADQYNVPRMCYVNKMDRIGANFKHCVDGIKNRLGANVVLCQVPLGSHDDFMGMVDLIAGLGYIWQGDDKDSKWESIPLEEVANHPRVQALSATADKEWVANLAALREQSIETAVEMDDDAMDAYLSNGEVPSLEKLKECIRKGCVAGKLVPVFCGSSYRNKGVQQLLDGVIDYMPYPGENGGIQLVDEDGNILGEQEVTDDAPARALAFKVINDQFGTLTFTRIYSGVIKKGDTLQNVTRGKKERIGRIVEVQANATKEIDEVRAGDICAFVSLKETETGDSLTDPAHPVLLERMRFPDPVISVSVEPKSRNDVDKMSTALYKMVKADPSLKLEVDKETGQTVLKGMGELHLEITIDRMRTELGVDANMGKPKVSFREAFGQTVEHTYTHKKQSGGSGQFAEVKMIFEPGEPGSGVVFSDEIVGGRVPREYIPAVQHAIEVESRQGQVAGYEVLDFKARLVDGKYHDVDSSALAFEIAARACFREAQRMSKPKLLEPIMSLEVVTEADYLGDVIGDINRRRGSVSEQGQKGPQAYVQGFVPLAEMFGYINFLRSATSGRGNFTMIFDHYEEVPANLVDKLMEKEAK
- a CDS encoding TonB-dependent receptor; its protein translation is MRLGYPSSTTGNTPPQPRRRRLAQACQVALLGLLATGVVQAQDTPPPAPQTGQDAPTKKSTKPAATTLQTVVVTGIRGSIESSIKAKENSNDIIEAISAEDIGKLPDASIAESLARLPGLATQRLDGRANLISIRGLAPDFAGTTLNGREQATIGENRGVEYDQYPSELINSVTVYKTPDASVIGQGLSGTVDLHTIRPLDLPHRAIVLNLRGEHSTNGDLNPGSGVGDMGHRASVSYIDQFFDHTLGVAVGFAQLDSPIQEKQYQAWWWSVDNGPGSAEQNWGAPHTPGMPDGVISQEGMQLRAKSERQKRNGLMAVIEWAPGEHYHSTLDMYYSTFNQRQYTNGLQWSSGPWDGISYSNVGVTPYSPYPLVTSGTIDGIKPIMQNEFNREHDKLFSAGWNNQYDFGNGWQAMADLSYSTAKRKLRDAYLFTGLPNGGTTSVQFNTPVGNGYPDFRTGVDLSNPANVVFTDPDNYGYNGRQEFDRQRDTIRAIRLEATHPAGWIFSDFTLGADWSERTKVKQADVYFAWLNGNGSSSGTYDNNFGAPIGAGLIRSPTSLAYGGIPGIVYYDVLGALDNQFYLTARNGLADYNRNYTVREKVPLGYVKFDIDTHLGDLPLRGNVGVQVVHTNQSSDALQTNGDTLVGHISGGASYTNVLPSLNLLAQLTDHQVLRFGLAKTMARGRIDDEKVATSAGVALVQNGPAAGQVLWSGSGGNPRLKPYVAVGTDLSWENYFGKSSYVAVAVFNKNLLNYIYNQTTLHYDFSNYTNDNPTLTPTSNYGSFTRPENGTGGRMEGLELSGSLEGGLVADALDGFGVQANFSLTNSSIPKSSVSSIPGGPHTLPGLSRKVANFAIYYEKHGFSARIAERYRSSYTGEAVALFDQLGYTTILANRQTDLQLGYAFDEGRMKGLSLLLQVNNLTNSSDTTQQIAGLPNSVQVARPLEYDTWGRTVMFGLNYKL